A window of Candidatus Nealsonbacteria bacterium genomic DNA:
TTTTTAGTTTTTAGTTTTTTTATATCTTTTACCGCTTTATAAATCGGCTCCACTTTCATTACCATCCCCATTCCGCCGCCATAAGGCCGATCGTCAACAATCTGATGGCGATTAGCTGTCCATTTCCTTAAGTTATGAATTTTAATTCTAATTAAATCTTTTTTAAGGGCCCTCTTAATAAGTGATTCCTGAAAATAGGAATCAAAAATTTCAGGAAAAATAGTAATAATATCAAATTTAATCATAAATCATTAGAGAAATAAACGAAAACGGCGCTACTTAATTTATATGGTAGCACCGTTTTCTATCGTCGTAAATCCTTTTTATTCGGATTTTACAGTTTCAAATCTTCCAGCTCTTCTCCTCCGCTCGGAGCTGATGTTATTTTTCTTCCTCGAGTAGCTTTATCGCCTTCTGGCTCTTCGATTTTAAGATTGACTCTGGCGTGATTTTTTAGCCCGACAATCCGAACCAGATTCCTAATTGCTCTAGCAGTTGATCCTTCTCGGCCAATAATCTGACCCATGTCCTCTGGGTTTACTTTCAAAGAAAGCAAGACTCCCATTTCGTCAACCTTTCGGTCAACTTTAACATCATCAGGATTATCAACTAAAGACTTAACAATGTGCTCAAGGAAATCTTTGTCATTTACTTTAGCCATAATATCTTTCTGTGTTCCAAACGCCTCAAACGTCTAAAACGTTTCAATCAGTTTAGTCAGTAGCTCGACCTTTGCTTCCGATTCTTTCCTTCAAGAAAATAGAGAATCAAAAAGACTGTAAAAAGCTACTATTCTACTATTTTACTTATATTTTTATACTTGTCAATATCTTGTAGGACAAAGGTGCTCTCATAACAGAGAAACTATTCTCGCGAGAAATCGCAAGAATAGCGAAGAGAGAGATTATCTTCTGTTACGAGAGCGCCTCTGCCCGTGAGATAGGCTCTCGAGCAGCAGGTCACTCATTTCGTATTTTGGCAAGAGTAAATCGTGGAAGCCACAATTTAACTCATCTACCTTATCTCCTTGTAGTAAGGAGAGACCTAGAAAGAATTTGTTTACCCTGAGCCTGTCGCCCTTCGGTTTAACTCAGGGCGACCCTGAGTATAATCGAATGGGTCGAAGGGTTTCTTTCCAATTCTCTCATCGCTATAAAGTTGGGTTGTGAGGAGGCCTGCTATGAGTGTTACCGACAGGCCTCCTCACTATGTAGACGGGGAAATAAGCACTGAGACCGGCCCCGCCGTTGTTTTGCCCCGCCGGCCGGTAGGGCTAACTATTACGCATCTTCCCTCCTCGTGGGACACGAGACAGCCTACTCCACGGGTTTAACCATGAAATAGGCCTTGCCACCCGGGAGAATGATCTTATCCCCAAGGTGAACCGCCATGGCGGTTCCCGACGGCAAAGGGATCCCGTTAACGATAATCCCTTCTACCAGGGCTGCCATAATGGTTTCGTCTTCGTCGGGATCAAGCGCTAAACAGAGAACCCTTCTCCGGCGAAGGCCGAAAAGAGTCCTCTCTTCGAACTCCGTCTCTCCTCCACCAAGGGCATGGACAGAATGCTTCATTCAGATCTCCCTTCTTACTACTCCCGTCGAAGCTTCCCTCGTACTTCGATGAACTCAGCACAAGAAAAATTTCGGAAGGACTAGTTTTATTTAAAAGGGTTGGTGGGGGGAGGAAGGCTAGATCTAGACCTCCATCGAGAACGATTCACCATCGTCCTGCACGGAGGCTTCGAGTCATGAAGCCCTCCTCCCCTCTGCAAGAAAAACAGCGACTGTCCGTCTTACAGATTCAAAAGAACTATTTTCGCGGCAAGCCATGCCGCGAAACTGGCTGCTATAATCCAACCGACAAGAGCCGGAGGATATTTGATCGCTTCTCTCCATCCCCCGAAGGGTTCAGAGACTACAGCCATAACTGCAACGGCGGCTATTGCTGCTCCCACCGCTGCCGCCGCGACCGCGATTGCGGCCGCAATACCGGGAAGAAATTCCATTCTACACCTCCTTTTGAATCTCTTGAATTTCCTTCCACTCACAATCCACTAAGGTTTAATGGACTCTGAGTGGCGGAGGACCTGATGTTGTTGTTGGTCCTCCTTAACAGTATTACCTTGTCTCGCTCAGGCGAGACTATTGCCCGGGATTTCGGGCTAGCGCCGCTTCTCCTCTTGCTTGCCCGGCAAAAGGAAGAGGACGACGATGGACATGAGTCCCAGAATGCTGATGATCGAGAATGCTGATGCAACCATAGGGCTGCCAAAACCTCTCGCTATCATGATTCCACCGGCGCCCATGAGGAAGACGAGTATAGAGCTTAGTATTGCCGTCCCCCTCGTCTGAACATTATCCCCGACAACCCGCCTCGTCTCGGTGACGAATCGATCCACCACCGCCCTCATTATCTCAAAAAAATCCATCTGGATTCTCCTTTCTCTTCACTTCTCCAGCATGTGGCCGGAACCGCAATTGGCCGAAGCCGATTTTGCGGAATAGTGAGAAGAGAATTAGAAAGAAATTTTCTTCCTTCCAATTCTCTCGTCACAATCGTTTCAATCCTTATTAAATTTACAAAGTGCTTGCCTCGTCGGCAGGTCGCCAATGAGGCGACTTCCCTGCCTCTAAATAATAAAGCGCTCTCGAGAAGAGAGCGCTTTATCCAATCAATTGTTAAAGCAATAACCAATCATCGAATTCGATGATTATTAACTCTCTCCTCAATCTGCTTATTTACGTAATAAATAAGCAGATTTACTATGTATGAAAAGATCATGTTTATTCACTTACAATGGTATTGTAACATACCCTATCAAACTTGTCAACCCCCATACTAATTTTCGCCGGTGCGGGACCAAGAACCCCATTTTAACCAAGAAGCACCCTATCATTAGGGCGCTTTCTAATTAGTCCTATTTATTTTTATTATTCACTCCCCTTTTGACTCCCTCTCTATTTTTTTCTCTGGTTCTCCCTCTTTTTTTTCTTCTTTTGCTCCCTCTTTCGGTTTTTCCTCGGGTTTTTCTTTCTTTGATTTTTCCTCTTGTTTTTCTGCTGGTTTCTCCCTTATTTCCTTTTCTGGTTTTTCCTCTTTTTTAGGCTCTTCTTTCGGTTTTTCTTCCCGCCCTTTCGGGGCGAGGCTCGCCTCTGCTGAAACGGCTGGTTTCTCCTCTTTCCTGGAGTCTTCTGGTTTTGCTTCTTCCGGTTTTTTATCTTTCTCTTTCTTTGGGCTTTCAGCTTCATCTTTCTTAGTTAAGGTTTCTTTCGCCGGCTCTTTTGCGGATTTTTCGGCCTCCACTTTCTTCTTCTTGTGCACAGAAACTTTCTTTGCTTCAATAATTTTACCAGTTACCAATAAATTATGAACCGTACCCGAAGGCTGGGCTCCAACTGACAGCCAGTATTTAATCCTTTCTGCCTTTAAATTCTTTTCTTTAGTTATGGGGTTATAAAAACCGACAATCTCAAGAAAACTGCCACTTTTTGGTGCATTCTTTTTTTCTGTCACTACGATCCTGAAAACTGGCTGATTTTTTTTACCAACTCTTAAGAGTCTAATAACTAACATACCCCGTTAGAAGCCCTTGGCGAAAAAGAATTTTAATCTGTTCTTTAGGTATCTTCTGCCCATTCCAGATTTTAGATACTTTTCTCGCGCTCGGGCATCTTTCTTATTTAGATTAATTTCGCAGTATATAAATTTCCATGGTGCCCCGTATTTTGTCGATTTATTTTTACTTGAATTGTGGCTTAAAATTCTTTTTCGTAAATCCTTAGTTGAACCAATATACCAACGGTCAGTCTTTTTACTAGATAATAAATATACGTACCATATAATCGGGCTTCTAACGGGGCATATTACCATTTTTTAACTTCTAAAGCTTTTTTGGCTGCTGCCTCCTCTGCCTCCTGTTTTGAAAAGCCCTCTCCCTCAGCGACTAATTCTTTATTAAGGAGAACGCCTACTATAAAATGCTTGGTATGGTCTGGCCCCCGCTCTTTTAAAACTTGATAAATGGGAGTAATTCCCGTTCTTTCTTGGGCTTCTTCCTGGAAAAGAGATTTCGAATCTTTATAAAGACCGGCCTCAATGATATGGGGAAGCTTTCCTGTTAAATGTTTGGTAATAAATTTTTGGCAAACATCGTATCCTTGATCAAGATAAAGAGCGCCTATTAACGCCTCAAAAGTGTTAGCTAAAATACACTGACGAGCTTTCCCCATTTCTTTAACTTCTCCTCGGGAAAGCAAGAGAAAACCGTTCAAATCAATCTCTTGGGCAACCCGGGCTAGCATTTTTGAGTTAACCAAAGCTGCTCTCCAGTTAGTTAAGTCTCCTTCTGATTTTTTGGGGTAATTTTGATAAAGATGTCCAGTAATGATTAATTCCAAGACAGCGTCCCCTAAAAACTCTAATCTTTCATTATGCTCTAAATGAAATTTTGGATTTTCATTTAAATAAGATCTGTGGCAGAAAGCTTGGATTAAAAGATCTTTGTTTTTAAATTTAAGGTTTAGTCTTTTTTCTAGCTGAGAAAAGTCGTGCACAAAATTCATTGCTAAATTACTAAACTGTTAAATTGTTAAACCGATATAAAGAGCCGGCGATGTAACAATGTAACAATTCGACAATGTAACAATTTTACTTCTCTATTTCTTTGTAAACTGTTCCCAAAACGCCATTAATAAATTTCCCAGAAGATTCGCCGCCGAAAGTCTTTGCTAATTCAATGGCTTCATTTATCGCTACTTTTGGCGGGACTTCTTCTTTATTACCATATAACAATTCAGAAAGTCCAATCCTTAAAACGTTCCGGTCTACAATTGTTATCTGATTTATCGGCCATTCAGGAGCTGCCTGTCCAATAATTTTGTCAATTTGAGAAAGATGCCCGACAACTCCTGTAATTAATTGCCAGACAAAGCTCTGATTCTCTAATCCCGGGCCAAATTCTTTAATGTTTCTTTCAACAATTTTCTCAAGGGCTTTGGATTTTTGCCCGGAGAAATCCCACTCATATAAAGATTGTATGGCAATTGAACGTGATAAATGTCGAGAGGCCATTTTTCTATTTCTTTGATAATCCTTCCCAAGTTAAGGATTTTTCTTTTATCTTCTCTTTTCCTTCTTTCTCTCTTGTCTTCTCCTCTTTTTCTCGTTGCTTTCTTTCTTTTTTAGTCAGTTTCTTCAAAACATCAATTACTTCTCTGTTATTATATAATCCACAATTCCAACAGAGGGTATGAGATAAAACCTCTTTGCCGCATTTCGGGCAAAGAGATAAATTTGGCGCTTCAAGAAAAAGATGCATTCGGCGCTTATTTCTTCTAGATTTTGTATGTCTTTGTTTAGGAACCGCCATATTAAAAGTGGTTACATGGCTACATTGTTACATTGTTAACTCAAAAAATCAAGTTCTATTGAACTATTTGACAATTTAGCAATTGGTTTATATGTCTTCCTGTGGATTTTACAAATGCCGTATTTTTTCAGCATTCTTTTGTGATACTCTGTCGGATAACCTTTGTGCTGATTAAATCCGTAACGAGGATATTTTTCATGGTATTTTTGCATTATTCTATCGCGGGTAACTTTGGCAACAATTGAAGCTGCAATACAAGAAAATACTTTCTCATCAGCCTTTATAATTAGCCTGTGTTTTATATTTTTTAGTCCATTATTTTTTAAAAACTTGCCATCAATGATTAAAAAATCAGGAAGAAGCTTCAATTTCTGGACAGCTCGAAACATGGCCAACTCTGCAGCGTTTTTAATATTGATTTTATCAATAACTTTTTCTGAAACCCTGGCTGTTTGCCACTCTATTACTGGATTCTTAGTTATAAGCTTGTAGAGTTTTTCTCTTTTAGCTGATGTTAATTTCTTGGAATCCTTGAGTTCATGAATTTGCACCAATTTATCGCCAATTCCCCGAATTGATTTTAATGTCACCGCGGCTGCCACTACGGGTCCCGCCAAAGGACCACGGCCCGCTTCGTCTAAACAGGCCACCCTTTTGTATCCTTTTTTCCATAATCTTTTTTCCTCTTTCAGGTAAGGGGTTCTCATTTATTCATTATATCATTTTAAAACAAAAAGGGCGGCCAGCTGACCGCTCTCTGAAGTTTCTCCTTTAGCTTCTTTTGAAGACATATTTATAGGCTTCTAGGTTTTATCTTTACTGCTTTTTCCACGGCTTTAGCTACAACGTCTGCCACCCTATTTTGAAAGATAGACGGCAAAATGCGCTCTTTTGAAGGATGACGGACCATATTAGCCAAAGCATAGACGGCGGCAACTTTCATGTCGGTTGTAATGCGTGCTACCCGAGCATCAAGGGCTCCTCGAAATACTCCGGGAAAGGCCAGAACATTATTAATCTGGTTAGGAAAATCACTTCGTCCTGTTCCTACCACTTTGGCCCCAGCTTGTAAGGCTTTGTCTGGCATAATTTCGGGAACAGGATTTGCTAAAGCAAAAACAATGGGATTTTCTGCCATAGAACGAATCATTTTCTGGGTTACAATATTGGGTCCCGATACTCCAATCAGAACATCCGCGCCCTTAAGGGCTGTATGAATCCCCCCTTTAATCTTCTCAGAATTAGTATGTAAAAGAAGAGCTTTGCGATAAAGATTCATCTTCCGATCATAAGGAGAAATAATTCCTTGTCTATCTACCACAATAATTTCTCGCACCCGAGTACATACATTTTTTGGTATTGAGCGTTCCCCAAGAACACCATCTAAACATAACAAAAGATTGGCAGTTGCGGTACCGGCTGCTCCGGCTCCAAGAATAACGATTTTTAAATTTTCAAAGCGCTTTTTGACCACTTTCACGGCGTTAATAAGAGCAGCCAGAATAACAATTGCTGCCCCATGCTGATCATCATGAAAAACAGGAATACCGATATCTTGCAGAAGTTTTTCAATCTCAAAACAACGCGGAGCTGCTATATCTTCCAGATTAATACCTCCAAATCCCGGAGCCAAAGCTTTCACAATATCAATAATCTCTTCTGTATTTTGGGTAGCCAGAACAATAGGCCAAGCGTCGATATTGGCGAATTTTTTAAAAAGTATTGCCTTGCCTTCCATGACCGGTAAGGCGGCATAAGGACCAATATTACCAAGTCCGAGCACCGCTGAACCGTCTGAAATAATAGCAACTGTATTTCCTTTTATTGTGTACTCAAAGGCCTTTTTAAAGTGTTTTTTTAACTCGTTACTTACAGCAGCAACTCCGGGAGTATAGGCGATGCTTAAGTCGTGGCGATTCCTGATTGGAAATTTTGATTTTATCTCAAGCTTTCCGTGTTTCTTTTTATGAAGCTCTAATGACTTCTTATTGTAATCCATTCCATTAAATAGATATTATTTTACCTAAAATTAAACTTTTATCGACTAACCCGAAATTTTTACTTGATTTTGACCAGGGAAGAGTTCCTTCAAGAAAATAAAAGCTTTTTCTAATGAATTTTATTCTTTTTATTAAAATTTCTCTTTGATCTTTCGGATTTCTAAAAACGACGAAATCGCCGATTTTCAGTCTCAATAAATTAGTCGCAAAATAAATTTTCTCCGGGATTAGTTCCGGCCAAGCGCTCTCTCCTTCAACTTTAACTAAAAAAATCAACCCCTTCACCCCGTTAAAAATAGATAGATTTCTTACGGGGTTAGTAAAGTTTGTCGGTGAGCTCTTTGTAGGCCCGATATCTTGCTGGAGTATTTTTGACTTCATAGAAAATTTTAGCGATCTCATCAACGGCCCCAACTAATTTCTCGGCTGCCCCTTTATTTATTTCCTGTTTATTTTTAGAACAAAGTTTTGTCGCCTGCCAAAAAAGATCATGCAGATTAGGAAATTTCTCAAGATGCTCTGGCTTAAAAAAATCAGACCATAAAGTGTAAAGCTCTTTTTTGCAAATTTGAGCGTGTTCTTCTTTAATAGCGATCCTACGGGAAATAGTATTATGATACTGCAGTATAGCTTTAGCGTCACTCGAATCTTTAGGTGGCCTGAACACTTCTAATTGCTCAACCATTCTTAAAACGGTCTTGGCGGCTATTTTGGCAGGCGTGGGCTCATAAATTGAGCAAGGAATATCACAGTGAGCTTGAGCTGTAATTTTTGGAAAAAAATTTATCATACTTGAAGTAGTTTTTAAAATATCACTCGACATTTTTCGTTTAGATAATCTATTTTCCTAAAGCTTGCTTTAGGTCCATTGCGTGTTCCTGTTCCATGGCCAATATATTCCTAAGCTGTTGAGCTAAGGCAAACTCTTTCATTTGTTCTGCCTGCTCTATCCTTGTCTTATACCTTGCTATGGCATCTTCTTCTCCGTCTAAATCCTGTTGAAGCATTTCTCTGTTGTCGTTAGAGGTTCTTATTTGCCCGACATCAACTGAAGGAACTCCTCCTAAAAAATCAATCTGGTCTGAAAGAATTATAGCATGAGCAATCTCTTCGTTTGCGTGAATCCTAAGCTCTTTTATAATGTCTCCAAACTCAGCGCCG
This region includes:
- a CDS encoding GIY-YIG nuclease family protein; the encoded protein is MWYVYLLSSKKTDRWYIGSTKDLRKRILSHNSSKNKSTKYGAPWKFIYCEINLNKKDARAREKYLKSGMGRRYLKNRLKFFFAKGF
- the nusB gene encoding transcription antitermination factor NusB, which translates into the protein MASRHLSRSIAIQSLYEWDFSGQKSKALEKIVERNIKEFGPGLENQSFVWQLITGVVGHLSQIDKIIGQAAPEWPINQITIVDRNVLRIGLSELLYGNKEEVPPKVAINEAIELAKTFGGESSGKFINGVLGTVYKEIEK
- a CDS encoding KH domain-containing protein encodes the protein MAKVNDKDFLEHIVKSLVDNPDDVKVDRKVDEMGVLLSLKVNPEDMGQIIGREGSTARAIRNLVRIVGLKNHARVNLKIEEPEGDKATRGRKITSAPSGGEELEDLKL
- the sodN gene encoding superoxide dismutase, Ni, with protein sequence MINFFPKITAQAHCDIPCSIYEPTPAKIAAKTVLRMVEQLEVFRPPKDSSDAKAILQYHNTISRRIAIKEEHAQICKKELYTLWSDFFKPEHLEKFPNLHDLFWQATKLCSKNKQEINKGAAEKLVGAVDEIAKIFYEVKNTPARYRAYKELTDKLY
- the rpsP gene encoding 30S ribosomal protein S16, producing MLVIRLLRVGKKNQPVFRIVVTEKKNAPKSGSFLEIVGFYNPITKEKNLKAERIKYWLSVGAQPSGTVHNLLVTGKIIEAKKVSVHKKKKVEAEKSAKEPAKETLTKKDEAESPKKEKDKKPEEAKPEDSRKEEKPAVSAEASLAPKGREEKPKEEPKKEEKPEKEIREKPAEKQEEKSKKEKPEEKPKEGAKEEKKEGEPEKKIERESKGE
- a CDS encoding NADP-dependent malic enzyme, producing the protein MDYNKKSLELHKKKHGKLEIKSKFPIRNRHDLSIAYTPGVAAVSNELKKHFKKAFEYTIKGNTVAIISDGSAVLGLGNIGPYAALPVMEGKAILFKKFANIDAWPIVLATQNTEEIIDIVKALAPGFGGINLEDIAAPRCFEIEKLLQDIGIPVFHDDQHGAAIVILAALINAVKVVKKRFENLKIVILGAGAAGTATANLLLCLDGVLGERSIPKNVCTRVREIIVVDRQGIISPYDRKMNLYRKALLLHTNSEKIKGGIHTALKGADVLIGVSGPNIVTQKMIRSMAENPIVFALANPVPEIMPDKALQAGAKVVGTGRSDFPNQINNVLAFPGVFRGALDARVARITTDMKVAAVYALANMVRHPSKERILPSIFQNRVADVVAKAVEKAVKIKPRSL
- the rnc gene encoding ribonuclease III codes for the protein MNFVHDFSQLEKRLNLKFKNKDLLIQAFCHRSYLNENPKFHLEHNERLEFLGDAVLELIITGHLYQNYPKKSEGDLTNWRAALVNSKMLARVAQEIDLNGFLLLSRGEVKEMGKARQCILANTFEALIGALYLDQGYDVCQKFITKHLTGKLPHIIEAGLYKDSKSLFQEEAQERTGITPIYQVLKERGPDHTKHFIVGVLLNKELVAEGEGFSKQEAEEAAAKKALEVKKW
- a CDS encoding ribonuclease HII — its product is MRTPYLKEEKRLWKKGYKRVACLDEAGRGPLAGPVVAAAVTLKSIRGIGDKLVQIHELKDSKKLTSAKREKLYKLITKNPVIEWQTARVSEKVIDKINIKNAAELAMFRAVQKLKLLPDFLIIDGKFLKNNGLKNIKHRLIIKADEKVFSCIAASIVAKVTRDRIMQKYHEKYPRYGFNQHKGYPTEYHKRMLKKYGICKIHRKTYKPIAKLSNSSIELDFLS
- a CDS encoding ferritin-like domain-containing protein, producing MEINKDKLIELLNKDLELEYSAAIQYIQHAAVMTGAEFGDIIKELRIHANEEIAHAIILSDQIDFLGGVPSVDVGQIRTSNDNREMLQQDLDGEEDAIARYKTRIEQAEQMKEFALAQQLRNILAMEQEHAMDLKQALGK
- a CDS encoding 50S ribosomal protein L32, with amino-acid sequence MAVPKQRHTKSRRNKRRMHLFLEAPNLSLCPKCGKEVLSHTLCWNCGLYNNREVIDVLKKLTKKERKQREKEEKTREKEGKEKIKEKSLTWEGLSKK